A region of Desulfobacteraceae bacterium DNA encodes the following proteins:
- a CDS encoding DUF362 domain-containing protein, translating to MTADSTLNRREFLTRCTRAGLSVAAAAALGIGFYDGKGPDGVSDTGAALRIPDFSLAPLQGRICIARGTDRARAVGQAFAALGGMGAFVKPGERVLLKVNAAFASPPSLGATSHPDLVAAVVRLCRDAGASRVIVTDNPINDPASCFALTGIDAAARQAGAEVVLPRESLFAPYSVDGGRLIRDWPVLYAPLARVDRVIGMAPVKDHHRSGASMTLKNWYGLLGGRRNIFHQDIHTIIQELAMMIRPTVVVLDGIQTMMTNGPTGGSLSDLKPTGTLIVSTDPVAADAVGATLLGRTAADLAFIAKAQSIGAGTADYRSLDLQEIQT from the coding sequence ATGACAGCTGATTCCACCCTAAACCGACGTGAATTTCTGACCCGCTGCACCCGGGCGGGGCTTTCGGTGGCGGCGGCCGCCGCCCTGGGGATCGGGTTCTACGATGGGAAGGGCCCCGATGGCGTATCCGACACCGGCGCCGCATTGCGGATTCCCGATTTTTCCCTGGCCCCGCTGCAGGGCAGGATCTGCATCGCCCGGGGAACGGACCGGGCGAGAGCCGTCGGGCAGGCCTTTGCGGCCCTGGGGGGCATGGGCGCGTTCGTCAAGCCCGGCGAACGCGTGCTGCTCAAGGTCAACGCCGCCTTCGCCTCCCCGCCGAGCCTGGGCGCCACCTCGCACCCGGATCTGGTGGCCGCCGTGGTGAGGCTGTGCCGCGACGCCGGTGCATCGCGGGTGATTGTCACCGACAACCCCATCAATGACCCGGCCTCCTGCTTCGCACTCACCGGCATCGATGCGGCGGCCCGTCAGGCTGGGGCCGAGGTGGTCTTGCCCCGCGAATCCTTGTTTGCACCCTACAGTGTGGACGGGGGGCGCCTGATCCGGGACTGGCCGGTTCTCTATGCCCCCCTGGCGCGGGTGGACCGCGTCATCGGAATGGCCCCGGTTAAAGATCATCACCGCAGCGGCGCCTCCATGACCCTGAAAAACTGGTACGGCCTGCTGGGCGGGCGGCGCAACATCTTTCACCAGGACATCCACACCATCATCCAGGAGCTGGCCATGATGATCAGGCCCACGGTGGTGGTCTTGGACGGCATCCAGACCATGATGACCAACGGGCCCACCGGGGGGTCGCTCTCGGATCTCAAACCCACCGGCACCCTGATCGTGAGCACCGATCCGGTGGCCGCCGATGCCGTCGGCGCGACCCTGCTGGGCCGGACGGCCGCAGACCTGGCCTTTATCGCCAAAGCGCAAAGCATTGGGGCCGGCACGGCCGACTACCGGTCCCTGGATCTGCAAGAGATCCAGACCTGA